GCCGCGGTGATCGTGCCGGTGTCGATCGGAAACTGGTCATAGTCGACCCCTCGCGTTTTGATGCCCGCTGCATTGCACGCTTGTACGCAGTGCTCCACCAATGTGGAGTCCGAATGGATATCAAACGCCTGCTCGCCGAATTCATGCCAGTTTTCATCGACATGAAGCCCGGTACTTCGCTCCCGCGTGATCCACAGCTGGTCGAGCACCGCGAACCATTGCGTCGAGTACACAAGCACGCAGTCCGGTTTCGACGCCGCAAGCGCTTTGCCGGCTCGCGCCATGCCTTCGCGCAGGCGCCCCCACGGCGCGATATCAGGCCGCAGCTGCGGCAGGGGGCTGCCGGGGACGAGGAATGCAGATACGATGGTCATATTGAGTCTCCTGTTGGTCTTTTTGTCCGCGTCAGGCGGGTTCCGCCAGCGGTTCAAGGCCCGACAGGCCTGCTTCCTCGAGATTCCATTCGATCACCGCGTTGCCGGTCCCGATGACCGTTCCGTACCCGTACAGCTTGCCGGCAAGTTCCGGGTAACCCATTGCGGCGTGCATCCAGGTGAAGGCACCGGATTTCACTTCGGCAAAGGCGTCGTCGATGAATTGAGGCAGGAGTTCGAAGACCTCCCTCATGCGTCCCTGGCGCATCAGGTCGATCATGCGAACGTCCCACTTGTAGCCGTCGTAGCGCTCCGGATGCTCCTTGGTCATATCCTCGGGCAGCTCCGGTTCCTCGTGGAAGTGCCAGTGCGACAACGTGTTGCTGGCAAGAAGAATGGCGCGTCGTCCGGTCTTGCGGATGGCCTCGCGCGTGGCGCGTCCCAGCAGATCCATTTCCCCCTGGCCTTCCTGGGTATTGAGGTAGTACGGCGTGTTGTTGGCGGAGATGCCCACCACGGGGATATCCCATTGCGGGCGAACCATGTGCAACGTGGTGATGGTTCCGTAATCGACACGGAACTTGGGGTTGCGCATCATCTTGCCGACCAGGCCCAGCCTGGCTGCTTCCTCGCAACACGCCTCGGCCAGTTCCACGTCGACATCCATGCCGAAGTCGTAGCGGAACAGGTTCGGGAAGATCGGATCGACGGAGCGCCCCGTGAGCCGGGGCACCCCCAGGAAATGGTGGCCGACCTGGGTGATCCAGTGTGGGGAGTGGACGAGCAGGACATCGGGCCTGAGCCGTTCGATGTTCTCGCGTACCTGCTCGTAAGCCCAGCGCAACGGCTCCCAGCCGCCCTGCGAGCGCGGCTCGTTCTGTGGCGGATTCTCGCCGTAGACCAGGTGGGGCGGATGGGGTGCCAGGAAGCCGGAAAGAATTCTGCCTTGGGTCATAGTGAATCTCCTCAGATCGACAACTGGAACTCGATTTCCACCGCAGCCCCCAGCGGGAGGGCCTGCACGACTGTGAAGGTTCTGGCGGGTAGCGCGAGTTGCTCAAAGAATTCGCTCCACACCTCATTCATGCCTTCTGCCGCAGCTGGGCCGGCGCAGTACACGCGCGCCAGCACGATGCGTTCGAGCGACCACCCTTGCTCGGCACACAGGGCTTGCAGGTTGCGCAGAATCTGCCGTGTCTGACCCGCAGCCGTAGCATCGGCCAGCGCGCCAGTTGCCGGGTCCAGGCCGACCAGCCCCGATACATACACATCCGAGCCGACCCGCACCGCAGGCGAGTACCGGAAACGAGGTGGCGGAAGCGCGTCCGAGCGCTCAATGCGCTGGATAGGTACCTGCGAGATTGGTTTCTTGACTTGGGTCTGCACAGTTTTCGCGTCCTCGTTTTGGCCTGATTGTAATACGTATACGTCGTATATTGTCGGATGCGTACCGCTGGATATAAGAGGGTTTTCCCTTGGTTTTTTGCAAAATAGGTGCGTTGATACCCCGCTGCTTGAAGTCAAAATTGTATGTATACGTTCTATTTTGATATGATGGGATCCGTCTTATAATTTGCCCACCCATTGAATTTCCATCAGGCCAAAATGCCTCGCTCTCCTTCGCCCCGATCCTCGTCTGCCGCGCCGTCATCTCAGTCCGCTACGAAGGAAGTGCATGCGCTGCTGAGGAATTTCAGGCTGGAGGACGTCCCTTCCCATTTGCTTCGGCGGGCGCACTTCAAGGCCGAGGAGATCTTCGCGAATACGTTTTCGGACGAGGGGGTCACGCCACGGCAGAAGGCAGCGTTGGTGTTGCTGTATCAAGAGCCCGGGCTCAATCAGAACACCTTGTCTGAGCGGTTGGCCATGGATCGCAACACGGTGGCGGAAATGGTTCGGCGAATGAGCCGTGGAGGCCTGATTGAACGCAGGCCGTCACCAGAGGACGCGCGGGCCTACCAACTGTATGTGGCCGCTGCAGGGATGGATTTGCTCAACCGAGTCATGCCGCGCGACTCTGCTGTCGAAGAGCAGTTACTCGCTCGCCTGCCGGAGGAGTACCGCAGCCTTTTCGTCAAATGTCTGCGCTTGATCGCCGAGGAGGGCTAGGATGACGCTCGGGTTCGAGGCCCGGGCAGAGGAGGGTTATTCGCATTGCCCTCGCGGTGGGGATTTACGGCCCCACTCGTTTTTCGCAAAGGTATCCCTCGCCGCTGCCGCCCCGGCAATGGCTGCCTGGTAGATTGGCTTGAGCGCGGCCGCTCGCGGTTTGCGGTCCTTTCACTTTCAGTTCACCAGATCCAGTGAGATGCGCATCAGATGTGCGATCCAGGTCTGGATTTGCGCGGCCGGATAGACCGAAGCACTCATTTCCTGGCGAGTAGGCTCCGTAGCCGTTCGATGTGCTGTTTAGATACTTCTGACGGCACGGGCTTGCCCCGGCGCAGGGGAGGGGCTCGCGCTGTTGGAGGTGGCCGGTCGCTTTGTGGTGCGGGTGCCGCTAGCGCATCTGCAGTCCTGGCCCATGCATTGATTTCCCCGCGGATGGCGCGGTGGATTCGGTCAACTCGAACGTTCGATGTGCCGAAAAATGTACCAGCTTGGGTGCTGGCTTGCCGCGGCCCTCAGTGGATCGTGATGGGCGCGCAAAAACAAAAAAGCCCGCAACGGCGGGCTTCTTCGAAGTTCCAGAAGACACTCTTGGAGTGTCTCCGGACGTATATAAGTGGTGCCCAGGAGAGGACTCGAACCTCCACGATGTTGCCACCGCTAGGACCTGAACCTAGTGCGTCTACCAATTCCGCCACCTGGGCACGTTTCGCTTGTTACTGCAGTGCGAAGACCGCTATTTTAGCGTGTCGGCCGAGTCTGTCAACATAATTTCGCTCAATGCGATAAAAATATTGCCCCTTCCGCGACGGATTCTCACACGCCGACCGGTTCGGCACGTTTCGCCACGAAATTCCAGCGCTGCGCCTGGCTCGTGTCGACGCGGGCAGGTAGCAGCCCGGCTGCGAGAAACGTGTCGGCGATCTTCTGCTGCTCGCTGAAGTTCTGCGCGACCACCGCGCGGACGACATAGCTGCGCCGCGTGTTCGCGCGCGCGATCGTCGCCGCGTCGAGCCCCCAGATCGGCGCGAGGGTGTTCGCGGCCTCCTGCGGGTGGTCGCGCAGCCACGTGCCCGCTTGCGACAACTGGTCGAACAGGATCTGGAGGACATCGGGCCGCGCGGCGGCGAAACTGCTGGAGGCGAGGTAGTAGCGCTGGTACGACGCGAGTCCATTGCCGTCGGCCAGAATCCGCACGTCCGGATTCCGGTCGACCGACGCGACATAGGGATCCCACGTGATCCAGGCGTCCACGCTGTCACGCTCGAACGCCGCGCGGCCGTCCGCGGGTGTCAGGTAGTGGACCGCTACATCGGCTGGCCCGAGCTTCGCGCGTGCGAGCGCGGCAAGCAGCAGGTAATGACTGCCGGCTGCCTTCGTGACCGCAATGCGCTTGTCCTTGAGATCGGCGAGCGTGCGCAGCGCGCTGCCCTGCTTGACGATGATCGCCTGTGCCTTGGGCGAAGGCGCCTCCTGCGCGACGTACACGAAACGCGCACGCGCGGCCTGTGCGAAGACCGGAACCGTATCGGCCACATCGGCACTGAAATCGACGGCGCCGACATTGAGCGCTTCGGTCAGCGGCAATCCGCTTGCGAATTCATGCCACGACACGCGCAGGCCGAGCGGCGCCAGTGCCTGCTCGAGCGCGCCCCGCGTCTTGAGCAGCGTGATGATTGTCGATGACTTCTGATAGCCGATGCGCAGCACATCGGGTGCGTTCTCGGCGTGCGTTCGGACGCCGGCCGCAGCAAGGCCGGCGGCCAGGATCACGCGCGCAAATGCGCGGCGGTTCGTCGACGTCATGGGCTGTGCTCCTCGTGTCTGGTTCGTTGCATTGAAGCGAGCCGGCTAACGTACCAACGAGGCGGCCGGACGATAACCGATAAATTCTGCTATCGATCCGGCTGGCGGGCATAAGAGAAGGCGAGGGTGCCTGACCGCTGTCTCCTGCGTGCATTGGATATGTGCATGGAGGGCAAGGGGCTCGTCGAGCATTCGCGCAGCGTGAGCGATCGGCGGGTGATGAACCTCGCGCTGACCGAAGCGGGGCAGGCGGTTGTCGCCCAGATTCCGGGGATTGCGCCGAAGGCGCTCAACGCCTGCTTGCGGAAATTCTCGAAGGCGGGGTTTGATGAACTGACCCGGCTGCTGCGCAAGTTCATCGGCGAGTAAGCCGGGCGCCTTTTGTTGGCACCGGAAATGAAAAAAGGCCGGCTAGAAGCCGACCTTTTCAAAAACAGATGGTGCCCAGGAGAGGACTCGAACCTCCACGATGTTGCCACCGCTAGGACCTGAACCTAGTGCGTCTACCAATTCCGCCACCTGGGCACGTTTTGCAGTAGCTGCTTGCTGCAAAGAAGCGAAATTATAGCGCCCCAATTATTCGTGTCAACACTTTTTTGCGATGCATCGCAAACCGGGCTCCGCCGCGCCCGCTGGCGGCATTCCGGTCTTTTGGTGACACAGGCGGGTGATAGAATGACCCGCCGCCGTCAATATAGAACTGTCTGACGGACACCTCTATGTTGATGCCGTGCACCATCAATCAACGCAACGAGAACAACCATCGACAAACCCTTGAGCAAATATCCGTACCCCATTCCGAGCCGTGAAGAAATTCTCGGCGTGCTGCGTACGAGCGACGCGCCGCTGGCCGCCAACGACATCGCAGAAGCACTGTCGATCAAGCGTCAGGAGCGCGAGGGGTTCTTCCGGCGTGTCGCCGCGATGGAACGCGACGGCCAGATCCGCCTCGACAAGCGCGGCCATTACCAGTTGACCCATCCGTCGAACTTCGTCGCCGGGCGCGTGCAGGGCCATCGCGACGGCTACGGGTTCGTGATTCGCGACGACGGCCAGGACGACCTGTTTTTGCCGAACGGCGAAATGCAGAAGGTGATGCACAACGATCGCGTGCTCGCACGGATCGTCGGCTACGATCGCCGCGGCCGTCCGGAAGGGCATGTCGTCGAAGTCACCGAGCGCGCGAACAAGCGCGTGATCGGCCGCCTGCTCAACGAGAACGGCGCGCTGATCGTCGCACCGGAAGACAAGCGCATCGGCCACGACATCCTGATCACGCAGAACGTGAAGAAAGCGAAGGTCGGGCAGGTCGTCGTCGTCGAGCTGACCGATTTCCCGAGTCGCCATTCGCAGCCGCTCGGCCGTGTCGTCGAGGTGCTCGGCGACATCGACGATCCGGGCATGGAAATCGAAATCGCGGTGCGCAAGTACGGCGTGCCGCACGAGTTCAGCCAGCCGGCGCTCGACGAAGCCGCCGCGCTGCCCGACAAGGTGCGGCCGACCGACCTGCGTTTCCGCGTCGACCTGCGCGACGTGCCGCTCGTGACGATCGACGGCGAGGACGCCCGCGACTTCGACGACGCCGTCTACTGCGAGCCGGTCAAGGTCGGCCGCGGCGACGGCTACCGCCTGATCGTCGCGATCGCCGACGTGTCGCACTACGTACAGCCGGGCAGCGGGCTCGATGCCGACGCGCTCGAGCGCAGCACGTCGGTCTACTTCCCGCGCCGCGTGATTCCGATGCTGCCGGAGAAGCTGTCGAACGGCCTCTGCTCGTTGAATCCGCAGGTCGACCGCTGCGTGCTCGCATGCGACATGGTGATTACCGCGCGCGGCGAGATCAAGGCGTACCAGTTCTATCCGGCGGTCATCCATTCGGCAGCGCGCCTGACGTACACCGAAGTCGCCGCCGTATTGTCGAACACGAAGGGGCCGGAGGCTGCGCGCCGCGCGGACCTGCTGCCGCACCTGCAGGATCTGTACGGCGTCTACAAGTCGCTGTTCGCCGCACGGCAGAAGCGTGGCGCGATCGACTTCGACACGACCGAGACCTACATCGTCTGCAACTCGCAGGGCAAGATCGAGCAGATCGTGCCGCGCCAGCGTAACGATGCGCACAAGCTGATCGAGGAATGCATGCTGGCCGCGAACGTCTGCGCGGCCGATTTCCTGAAGCGCAACAAGCATCCGGGCCTGTACCGCGTGCACGCGGGGCCGACGCCGGAGAAGCTCGAGAACCTGCGTGCGTTCCTGCGCGGCATGGGCCTGTCGCTCGGCGGCGGCGACAAGCCGCATGCGAGCGACTACGCGGCGCTGATGGCGCAGATCCGCGACCGGCCCGATGCGCAGATGCTGCAGCCGATGCTGCTGCGCTCGATGCAGCAGGCCGTCTACAGCCCGGACAACATTGGTCACTTCGGCCTCGCCTACGAGGCATACGCGCACTTCACGAGCCCGATCCGCCGTTATCCGGACTTGCTCACGCACCGCGCGATCTACGCGATCCTGTCGGGCAAGAAATACGTGCCGAAGGCGCCGGAAGGCTTCGAGCTGAACACTGCGCTGTCGCCGCGCGCCCGCGCGATGCAGCAGGCCGACGACGAATCGCGCGGCCGCTCGCGCTCGAACACGGCGATCTGGGAAGAACTCGGCCTGCATTGCTCGGCGAACGAGCGCCGCGCGGATGAGGCATCGCGTGACGTCGAGGCCTGGCTCAAGTGCTACTTCATGCGCGACAAGCTCGGCGAGGAGTACGGCGGGATGGTGAACGGCGTCACGTCGTTCGGCATCTTCGTGCAGCTCGACACGCTCTTCATCGAAGGGCTCGTGCACGTCACGGAACTCGGCTCGGACTACTTCCAGTACGACGAGATCAAGAACGAGCTGCGCGGTGAGCGCACGGGCATCCGCTATCGCCTGTCGGATCGCGTGCGCGTGCAGGTGAGCCGCGTCGATCTCGATGCACGCAAGATCGACTTCCGCCTCGTGCGCGATACGCCGGTGAAGGCGCCGCGTCCGTCGCCCGCGCCGGCGTCCGCCGGCGGCGGTGTCGATCGCGGCAACGGCCCGCGTGTACGCACGCTGCCGCAGGTGGAGGAGCCGGCGCCGCGCCGCAAGAAGGCCGCGAGTGCGCCGAGCGTCGCGGTGAAGGAAGTGCGCGCCGCGCGTAAGAAGGGTGGCAGCGGTGGCGGAGCGGCGGCGAAGCCGACCGCGAAGAAGACACGCGCCCGCAAGAAGTATTGAGCGTTCGGGGTGGCGCCAGCGCCCGCCCTGCAGTATCGAGAGACGCCGCGTGACCGGTCATCCACCGGCAACGCGGCGCTTTCCTTTTCCATGGATCGCGGCTGCGCGCGTCGCGCGGCCGCACGTTTGATCGAAGGTTGTTCCAGTCATGTCACGTCTGAAGGTTCTTTACGGTTTTCATGCGGTGACCGCACGTTTGCGGCACGATGCATCGACGGTTGCGGAGGTGCTGTACGACCAGACGCGCCGCGACCGCCGCATGCAGGACTTCCTGCACACCGCGAAGGAAGCGGGCGTGCGGCTGATCGCGGCCGATGAAACGCGCCTGTGGGGCCTCGCGCATACCGAGCGTCACCAGGGCGTCGTGGCGCGTGTCGAGGACATCCCGCTCGCGCAGAACCTGTCCGAACTGCTCGACGGCATCCAGGGCCCCGCGCTGCTGCTGGTGCTTGATGGTGTCACCGATCCGCACAACCTCGGCGCGTGCCTGCGTGTCGCCGATTCGGCTGGCGCGCATGCGGTGATCGCGCCGCGCGACCGCGCGGTCGGCCTGAATGCCACCGCGGCCAAGGTGGCGAGCGGCGCGGCGGATACGGTGCCGTACATCACGGTGACGAACCTCGCCCGTGCGCTGCGCGAGCTGAAGGACGCCGGCGTGTGGATCATCGGCACGTCGGACGAGGCATCGGCGACGCTCTACGAAACGAAGCTCGACGGTCCCGTCGCGCTCGTGATGGGCGCGGAAGGCGAAGGCATGCGCCGGCTGACGCGCGACACCTGCGACGAAGTGATGAGCATTCCGATGGCCGGCAGCGTGGAAAGCCTGAACGTGTCGGTCGCGAGCGGCGTGTGCCTGTACGAAGCCGTGCGCCAGCGGCGCGTGAAGGGCTGACGCAGCCCGTCCCGCGCACCCTGCGCGGGCCTTGAATGACCCGAACGACGCGTGCCGCGATCCGATGCGGCACGCGGCTCTCCGGAGCTCGCGACCGATGATCCTGTTACGCATTGGTGCATCCTGCGCCGCGCTGTGCCTGGTGGCGGCCTGTACGTCGCCGTCGCTCGTCGAACGCGGTACCTACTACGCCGACACGAGCCTGCACGCGCGCGGCGCCGATTCGCGGGTCCGCTTTCTCGTGATGCATTACACCGAAAGCGACGAGGCGAAATCGCTGCGCACGCTGACGGGCGATGCAGTCAGCGTGCATTACGTCATCCCGCCGCAGCCGCGCATCGAGCGCGGGATGCCGGTGGTCTACCAGCTCGTTCCGGAATCGAATCGCGCATGGCACGCGGGTGTCAGCGCGTGGCAGGGCACGACCGAGCTGAATGCGGTGTCGATCGGCATCGAGAACGTGAACCGCGGGCCGCTCGATCCGCAAAACCGCACCTGGCAGCCCTATCCGCCCGAACAGGTCGCGGCGCTGACCCGACTGTCGAAGGATATCGTCGCGCGCTACGGGATTCCGCCCACGCGCGTGGTCGGGCACAGCGACATCGCGCCGCAACGCAAGATCGATCCGGGGCCGCTGTTTCCGTGGCATGCGCTGGCCGAGGCCGGCGTCGGTGCGTGGCCGGACGAGGCGACCGTGACTGCGCGGCTCGGCGGTCGTGATCCGCATGCGCCGGTCGACGTGCGCGAACTGCAGCTCAAGCTCGCGCGCTACGGCTACGACGTGGCCACCGATGGCGTGCTCGACGCACGCACGCGACGCGTGTTCGCGGCGTTCCAGATGCATTTCAGGCCGTCCGACTATGCGGGCAACCCGGATGCCGAAACCGATGCGATTGCGCAGGCATTGCTCGACAAGTACTTCGCCGGCACGCAACCGGCGGACAACGCGTCCGCAGCGGGCGCGCCCTGAATCCGCGGTGCCCGGCACGCCGAAATGAGCGGGCCGTCATCCGAGTCCGGTAAACTGGCGGTTTTCCGCAATCCCGCAGCATTACCACTCCATGACTCAAGACGAACTCAAACGCCTCGTCGGCCAGGCCGCCGCTGATTACGTGATCCAGAACGTGCCGGAAGGCGCCGTGATCGGTGTCGGCACCGGCTCGACCGCCAACTGCTTCATCGACGCGCTCGCCGTCGTCAAGGCGCGCTATCGCGGCGCCGTGTCGAGCTCCGTCGCCACGACCGAACGCCTGAAGTCGCACGGCATCAAGGTGTTCGACCTGAACGAGGTCGACTCGCTGCAGGTGTACGTCGACGGCGCCGACGAGATCGACGCGAGCGGCGCGATGATCAAGGGCGGCGGCGGCGCGCTGACGCGCGAGAAGATCGTCGCGTCGGTGGCCGATACGTTCGTCTGCATCGCGGACGCCAGCAAGCGCGTGCCGGTGCTCGGCGCGTTCCCGCTGCCGATCGAAGTCGTGCCGATGGCGCGCACGGCGATCGGCCGGCGCGTGACCGCGCTCGGCGGTGTGCCGGTGCTGCGCGTGACGAAGGACGGTGCACCGTACATCACGGACAACGGCAACGAGATCATCGACGTGAAGGGCCTGCAGATCGCCGATCCGCGCGGTTTCGAAGCGCAGGTGAACGCATGGCCGGGCGTCGTGACGGTCGGCCTGTTCGCCGAGCGCGGTGCGAATCTGTGCTTGCTCGGCACGGAAAACGGCGTTGAAACGATCGTGTATTCGGCCAATTGAAAGATAAGACAAGCAGTCCGTAATGAAATGCCGCACGTCGTAATGGACTGAATGTTTAAATCTTGTGGAAATCGGGGCCCGGTAGGCGCAATGCGCTTCCCGGGCCTTATTTTTAGCCGTATAAATCACCCCGTCAAAAAGAGGGATAACCCTGTCAGGTGTTTACCAGATAGCGAAATATCCTCGAACTCATCAACTTATAGATCATAAGAACAGTCGTAACCAGGGCCGGCGGAACTGCGGAGCAGGTGTTCGCAAATCGACGCACGGGGAGGTGTCATGGAGCAGGGCAAAGACCGGTCACTGGTCGCCAAAGTGATGGATGGGCTTGTCTCGGGTATCGTCGAGGACAAGTACGGCGGCATCTTGCCGCCGCAGGACGTGCTGTCGAAAGAGTTCGATGTGAGTCGCACCGTGATGCGGGAAGCGCTATCGATGTTGCTTGCACGCGACATGCTCGACGTGCGTCCGAAAGTCGGCACGCGCGTGCGGCCGATGCGCGACTGGCGGATGATCGACGAAGACGTGGTGAGCTGGCGATTCCGGGCGAAACCCGATCCGCAGTTCATGCGCGACGTCATCGAATTCCGGATGCTGATCGAACCGCGTGCGACCGCGCAGGCGGCGGTGCGTGCGACGGCTGCCGACATCGCTGGCATCCGCGAAGCGTTCGATGCGTTCAAGGTGCTGCAGCCGGGCGACGCCGGCTACGACACGGCGGACGAGTTGCTGCATACGCGGATCGTGCAGGCGAGCGGCAACCAGTTCTTCCAGCAGATGGCGGCGATCGTGCGCGGTGCAGTGCGTCTCGTGAATCCGCGTGTCGTGCAGAAGGAAGGTGCACACGACATCGTCGTGAAGGCGCATGCACGTGTGGTCGACGCGATCGAGCGTCGCGATCCGCGCGAAGCCGAAGCCGCTTCGCTCGCGCTGATCGATTTCAGCGCCGACGAGATCTCGCGCGATTTCTCCGTCGACGTGCCCATGCGCGCCTGACGCTGCGCGAGTCGCTCATCCGTGTGCCGCCGGGCCGTTTATCATGACGGCCGGCCGGCAGCGTGCCGGCTACCGTCATACGACCGACACGGACGATCAGGATGAACGACAACGACCAACGCACGGTGCGCTTCGGCATCATTGGCGCAGGCAGCATCGCGCGCCGTTTCGCACAAAGCCTCGCGCACGTGCCGGGCGCCACGCTCGCCGGTGCCTGGGCCCGCCGCGCCGATGCCGCGGCAGACTTTTGCGAAGCGTACGGCGGTACGCCTGCCGCAAGCCTCGACGCACTCCTCGCGAGCGATATCGACGCGATCTACATCGCGACGCTCCATGACAGTCACGCGCAGTACACGCTGGCCGCGCTTGCTGCCGGCAAGGCCGTGCTGTGCGAAAAGCCTGCGACGCTGAACACGGCGCAGCTCGACACCGTGCTGCGTGCGGCACGCGACGCCGGGCGGCTTTTCATGGAGGCGATGAAGCCGCCGTTCTTCCCGCTGTACCGTCAGTTGCGCGCGCATCTGCATGACGATCCGATCGGCGAGATCCGGCTCGTGCGGGCAGGGTGCGCGTCGTCGTCGGTACCGGACGACCATTCCGTCTATCGCCTCGATCGCGCGGGCGGCGCACTGCTCGATATCGGGATCTACGAGGCGTTTCTCGCGGTCGACTGGCTCGGCGCGGCGCTCGACGTGCAGACGCTCGGCCGCGTCGGGGCAACGGGCGTCGACCTGTTCGCGAGCCTGAACAGCGTGCACGCGAACGGCGGGATCGCGCAGATTTTTTGCGGGCTCGACGTGATGGGCCGCGGCGACGCGTTGATCGCTGCGCCCGGCGGCCACGTGACGATTCACGAGAAGTGGTGGAACCCGGCGCGCG
This region of Burkholderia contaminans genomic DNA includes:
- a CDS encoding aliphatic sulfonate ABC transporter substrate-binding protein, whose translation is MTSTNRRAFARVILAAGLAAAGVRTHAENAPDVLRIGYQKSSTIITLLKTRGALEQALAPLGLRVSWHEFASGLPLTEALNVGAVDFSADVADTVPVFAQAARARFVYVAQEAPSPKAQAIIVKQGSALRTLADLKDKRIAVTKAAGSHYLLLAALARAKLGPADVAVHYLTPADGRAAFERDSVDAWITWDPYVASVDRNPDVRILADGNGLASYQRYYLASSSFAAARPDVLQILFDQLSQAGTWLRDHPQEAANTLAPIWGLDAATIARANTRRSYVVRAVVAQNFSEQQKIADTFLAAGLLPARVDTSQAQRWNFVAKRAEPVGV
- a CDS encoding MarR family winged helix-turn-helix transcriptional regulator; its protein translation is MEGKGLVEHSRSVSDRRVMNLALTEAGQAVVAQIPGIAPKALNACLRKFSKAGFDELTRLLRKFIGE
- a CDS encoding tRNA U-34 5-methylaminomethyl-2-thiouridine biosynthesis protein; the encoded protein is MTQGRILSGFLAPHPPHLVYGENPPQNEPRSQGGWEPLRWAYEQVRENIERLRPDVLLVHSPHWITQVGHHFLGVPRLTGRSVDPIFPNLFRYDFGMDVDVELAEACCEEAARLGLVGKMMRNPKFRVDYGTITTLHMVRPQWDIPVVGISANNTPYYLNTQEGQGEMDLLGRATREAIRKTGRRAILLASNTLSHWHFHEEPELPEDMTKEHPERYDGYKWDVRMIDLMRQGRMREVFELLPQFIDDAFAEVKSGAFTWMHAAMGYPELAGKLYGYGTVIGTGNAVIEWNLEEAGLSGLEPLAEPA
- a CDS encoding Gfo/Idh/MocA family protein, translating into MNDNDQRTVRFGIIGAGSIARRFAQSLAHVPGATLAGAWARRADAAADFCEAYGGTPAASLDALLASDIDAIYIATLHDSHAQYTLAALAAGKAVLCEKPATLNTAQLDTVLRAARDAGRLFMEAMKPPFFPLYRQLRAHLHDDPIGEIRLVRAGCASSSVPDDHSVYRLDRAGGALLDIGIYEAFLAVDWLGAALDVQTLGRVGATGVDLFASLNSVHANGGIAQIFCGLDVMGRGDALIAAPGGHVTIHEKWWNPARATIRYADGRTVELDAPVDGGGLNYETAHFCDLLRAGKIESPIMTHDHSRQMIAMTDAARAALGVRYSGE
- the rnr gene encoding ribonuclease R, whose protein sequence is MSKYPYPIPSREEILGVLRTSDAPLAANDIAEALSIKRQEREGFFRRVAAMERDGQIRLDKRGHYQLTHPSNFVAGRVQGHRDGYGFVIRDDGQDDLFLPNGEMQKVMHNDRVLARIVGYDRRGRPEGHVVEVTERANKRVIGRLLNENGALIVAPEDKRIGHDILITQNVKKAKVGQVVVVELTDFPSRHSQPLGRVVEVLGDIDDPGMEIEIAVRKYGVPHEFSQPALDEAAALPDKVRPTDLRFRVDLRDVPLVTIDGEDARDFDDAVYCEPVKVGRGDGYRLIVAIADVSHYVQPGSGLDADALERSTSVYFPRRVIPMLPEKLSNGLCSLNPQVDRCVLACDMVITARGEIKAYQFYPAVIHSAARLTYTEVAAVLSNTKGPEAARRADLLPHLQDLYGVYKSLFAARQKRGAIDFDTTETYIVCNSQGKIEQIVPRQRNDAHKLIEECMLAANVCAADFLKRNKHPGLYRVHAGPTPEKLENLRAFLRGMGLSLGGGDKPHASDYAALMAQIRDRPDAQMLQPMLLRSMQQAVYSPDNIGHFGLAYEAYAHFTSPIRRYPDLLTHRAIYAILSGKKYVPKAPEGFELNTALSPRARAMQQADDESRGRSRSNTAIWEELGLHCSANERRADEASRDVEAWLKCYFMRDKLGEEYGGMVNGVTSFGIFVQLDTLFIEGLVHVTELGSDYFQYDEIKNELRGERTGIRYRLSDRVRVQVSRVDLDARKIDFRLVRDTPVKAPRPSPAPASAGGGVDRGNGPRVRTLPQVEEPAPRRKKAASAPSVAVKEVRAARKKGGSGGGAAAKPTAKKTRARKKY
- a CDS encoding MarR family winged helix-turn-helix transcriptional regulator, yielding MHALLRNFRLEDVPSHLLRRAHFKAEEIFANTFSDEGVTPRQKAALVLLYQEPGLNQNTLSERLAMDRNTVAEMVRRMSRGGLIERRPSPEDARAYQLYVAAAGMDLLNRVMPRDSAVEEQLLARLPEEYRSLFVKCLRLIAEEG
- a CDS encoding N-acetylmuramoyl-L-alanine amidase; the protein is MILLRIGASCAALCLVAACTSPSLVERGTYYADTSLHARGADSRVRFLVMHYTESDEAKSLRTLTGDAVSVHYVIPPQPRIERGMPVVYQLVPESNRAWHAGVSAWQGTTELNAVSIGIENVNRGPLDPQNRTWQPYPPEQVAALTRLSKDIVARYGIPPTRVVGHSDIAPQRKIDPGPLFPWHALAEAGVGAWPDEATVTARLGGRDPHAPVDVRELQLKLARYGYDVATDGVLDARTRRVFAAFQMHFRPSDYAGNPDAETDAIAQALLDKYFAGTQPADNASAAGAP
- a CDS encoding FadR/GntR family transcriptional regulator, with protein sequence MEQGKDRSLVAKVMDGLVSGIVEDKYGGILPPQDVLSKEFDVSRTVMREALSMLLARDMLDVRPKVGTRVRPMRDWRMIDEDVVSWRFRAKPDPQFMRDVIEFRMLIEPRATAQAAVRATAADIAGIREAFDAFKVLQPGDAGYDTADELLHTRIVQASGNQFFQQMAAIVRGAVRLVNPRVVQKEGAHDIVVKAHARVVDAIERRDPREAEAASLALIDFSADEISRDFSVDVPMRA
- the rpiA gene encoding ribose-5-phosphate isomerase RpiA, whose protein sequence is MTQDELKRLVGQAAADYVIQNVPEGAVIGVGTGSTANCFIDALAVVKARYRGAVSSSVATTERLKSHGIKVFDLNEVDSLQVYVDGADEIDASGAMIKGGGGALTREKIVASVADTFVCIADASKRVPVLGAFPLPIEVVPMARTAIGRRVTALGGVPVLRVTKDGAPYITDNGNEIIDVKGLQIADPRGFEAQVNAWPGVVTVGLFAERGANLCLLGTENGVETIVYSAN
- a CDS encoding RidA family protein; its protein translation is MQTQVKKPISQVPIQRIERSDALPPPRFRYSPAVRVGSDVYVSGLVGLDPATGALADATAAGQTRQILRNLQALCAEQGWSLERIVLARVYCAGPAAAEGMNEVWSEFFEQLALPARTFTVVQALPLGAAVEIEFQLSI
- the rlmB gene encoding 23S rRNA (guanosine(2251)-2'-O)-methyltransferase RlmB; this translates as MSRLKVLYGFHAVTARLRHDASTVAEVLYDQTRRDRRMQDFLHTAKEAGVRLIAADETRLWGLAHTERHQGVVARVEDIPLAQNLSELLDGIQGPALLLVLDGVTDPHNLGACLRVADSAGAHAVIAPRDRAVGLNATAAKVASGAADTVPYITVTNLARALRELKDAGVWIIGTSDEASATLYETKLDGPVALVMGAEGEGMRRLTRDTCDEVMSIPMAGSVESLNVSVASGVCLYEAVRQRRVKG